From the genome of Globicephala melas chromosome 16, mGloMel1.2, whole genome shotgun sequence, one region includes:
- the LRIT2 gene encoding leucine-rich repeat, immunoglobulin-like domain and transmembrane domain-containing protein 2 has product MASVSHYFLLVLVFLDSHAAQLSCLPGCTCSEESFGRTLQCVSITLGKIPRKFPEEFKQVRIENSPLFELPRGSFINMSTLEYLWLNFNNVTVIHLGALEHLSELKELRLEGNKLRSVPWTEFRATPLLRVLDLKHNRIDALPELALQFLVNLTYLDLSSNRLTVVAKSVFLNWPAYQKHRQPGCETEILSSMMLALHDNPWLCDCRLRGLVQFVKSISLPVVLVNPYLTCRGPLSKAGQLFHETELSACMKPQISTPSANVSIRVGQNVTLRCLVQASPSPTIAWTYPLSKWREFDVLTSSTAEDAALSELVIPAAHLVDRGSYTCVASNSIGRSSCVISLHVQPAQAAPTLHSLFSTSEGNAYVDLRVVKQTVHGIVLEWFVAADTPEKWFTLYIGSEEARRKEVVHVGPGISTYLVDDLLPGTKYEVCLSLGRQPPRQGRCVVFVTGRDHGGLEGRERLLHTTVILCAVLLSVPVGAYVWAVQAPCSCREWGLRCCPHRRKAPRCPPAVPEHRDVSYRDHTAVCEDGLGHRGAEGEGDEERDEEGDSGPGGMVWASSP; this is encoded by the exons ATGGCTTCAGTTTCTCACTATTTCTTGCTAGTTCTGGTCTTTCTGGATTCACATGCAGCTCAGCTATCCTGTCTGCCAGGATGTACCTGCTCAGAGGAGAGTTTTGGCAG GACTCTGCAGTGCGTGTCTATCACTTTGGGAAAGATCCCAAGGAAATTTCCTGAAGAGTTCAAGCAAGTGAGAATTGAAAATTCACCCTTATTTGAACTGCCCCGAGGGTCTTTCATCAACATGAGCACCTTGGAGTACCTTTGGCTCAATTTTAACAATGTCACTGTGATCCATCTAGGAGCCCTGGAGCACCTGTCAGAACTGAAAGAGCTGAGACTGGAGGGCAACAAACTCCGCTCAGTACCATGGACGGAGTTCCGTGCCACCCCGCTCCTGCGGGTCTTGGACCTCAAACACAACAGGATTGATGCACTCCCTGAACTGGCTCTTCAGTTCTTGGTCAACCTGACCTACCTTGACCTATCCTCCAATAGGCTTACAGTTGTAGCCAAGAGTGTCTTCTTGAACTGGCCAGCCTACCAGAAACACCGGCAGCCTGGCTGTGAGACCGAGATTCTCTCCAGCATGATGCTGGCGCTGCACGACAACCCCTGGTTATGTGACTGTCGCCTAAGGGGACTTGTCCAGTTTGTAAAGTCCATCAGTCTTCCAGTAGTCCTGGTGAATCCCTACCTCACGTGTCGAGGTCCTCTCTCCAAGGCAGGGCAGCTTTTTCACGAAACAGAGCTCAGTGCTTGCATGAAGCCGCAGATCTCAACCCCCAGTGCCAATGTCAGCATCCGGGTGGGACAGAATGTGACCCTGCGATGCTTGGTACAGGCTAGCCCCTCACCAACTATTGCCTGGACTTATCCCCTGAGCAAGTGGAGGGAATTTGATG TGTTGACCTCGTCCACTGCAGAAGATGCTGCTCTGTCGGAGCTGGTCATACCTGCTGCCCACCTGGTAGACAGGGGCAGTTACACCTGTGTAGCCTCCAACTCCATCGGCAGGAGCAGCTGTGTCATCTCCCTCCACGTCCAGCCTGCCCAGGCCGCGCCCACActccattctcttttctccacttcgGAGGGCAATGCCTACGTTGACCTGCGGGTGGTTAAGCAGACAGTGCATGGGATCGTGCTGGAATGGTTTGTGGCGGCCGACACCCCTGAGAAGTGGTTCACCCTCTACATTGGGTCGGAAGAAGCCCGCAGGAAGGAGGTCGTTCATGTTGGCCCAGGAATCAGCACATACTTGGTGGATGATCTCCTCCCCGGCACAAAATACGAGGTCTGCCTTAGCCTGGGGCGCCAGCCCCCACGCCAGGGCCGGTGTGTGGTCTTTGTGACGGGCCGAGACCACGGCGGGCTGGAGGGACGGGAGCGCCTCCTGCACACCACGGTGATCCTGTGTGCTGTGCTGCTCTCGGTGCCTGTGGGCGCCTATGTCTGGGCAGTCCAGGCTCCCTGCAGCTGCAGGGAGTGGGGCCTGCGCTGCTGTCCTCATCGCAGGAAAGCCCCCAGATGCCCCCCGGCAGTCCCAGAGCACAGGGATGTCTCCTACAGAGACCACACAGCTGTCTGTGAAGATGGCCTGGGGCACAGAGgtgctgagggggagggggacgaGGAGAGAGATGAAGAGGGAGATAGTGGCCCGGGAGGAATGGTGTGGGCCTCCAGCCCCTAA